A region from the Vicia villosa cultivar HV-30 ecotype Madison, WI linkage group LG3, Vvil1.0, whole genome shotgun sequence genome encodes:
- the LOC131656630 gene encoding uncharacterized protein LOC131656630 isoform X2, producing the protein MIPIGITLGLSIPDVPLYGRIVTLELFRPHGEAHDFLFIATERYKFRVLQWDTEASELVIRKYVILVLSTEATNALIVDCMLVFQGREKIYKWLDFVWFHLFCYCSNPP; encoded by the exons ATGATCCCGATTGGTATTACATTAGGGCTG TCTATCCCGGATGTGCCATTATATGGAAGAATTGTTACGCTTGAACTTTTTCGCCCTCAT GGTGAAGCACATGATTTTTTGTTTATTGCTACTGAAAGATACAAATTCCGTGTTCTTCAATGGGATACCGAGGCTTCTGAACTTGTTATACG CAAATATGTGATTTTGGTGTTGTCTACCGAAGCTACAAATGCTCTTATTGTGGATTGCATGTTGGTATTTCAAGGACGGGAAAAGATTTATAAATGGTTGGATTTTGTATGGTTTCACTTGTTTTGTTATTGTAGTAATCCACCATaa
- the LOC131656630 gene encoding uncharacterized protein LOC131656630 isoform X1, with translation MASSITVKEFLLTNSSRLTPLISNGKSIPDVPLYGRIVTLELFRPHGEAHDFLFIATERYKFRVLQWDTEASELVIRKYVILVLSTEATNALIVDCMLVFQGREKIYKWLDFVWFHLFCYCSNPP, from the exons ATGGCTTCTTCAATAACTGTGAAGGAATTTCTCCTCACGAATTCGTCAAGGCTTACTCCGCTCATCTCAAACGGCAAG TCTATCCCGGATGTGCCATTATATGGAAGAATTGTTACGCTTGAACTTTTTCGCCCTCAT GGTGAAGCACATGATTTTTTGTTTATTGCTACTGAAAGATACAAATTCCGTGTTCTTCAATGGGATACCGAGGCTTCTGAACTTGTTATACG CAAATATGTGATTTTGGTGTTGTCTACCGAAGCTACAAATGCTCTTATTGTGGATTGCATGTTGGTATTTCAAGGACGGGAAAAGATTTATAAATGGTTGGATTTTGTATGGTTTCACTTGTTTTGTTATTGTAGTAATCCACCATaa